The following proteins come from a genomic window of Falco peregrinus isolate bFalPer1 chromosome 16, bFalPer1.pri, whole genome shotgun sequence:
- the LOC106112311 gene encoding collagen alpha-1(II) chain-like isoform X6, with product MFSLVGRQTNFSGKSGPRDPRQFHGPWDENRRQEPSDCPPPSPWDDREGNRGPEGCFGEVRQVCGPQAPRPFHGPANVPWDKEDRRRGPHDCPPAPPWDDREGNRGPEGCFGEVRQACGPRAPRPFHGPANVPWDKEDRRRGPHDCPPAPPWDDREGNRGPEGCFGEEPQMPDPNCIAWPEFPDKMQHPPRHPASLPWRRGGFRGGWLLRGSRGRAKACSQLLHLQHQKRSNFQHLQCTWPSRGNKPSPRSFSGMSNWRVSNPQHRGPPKSCNSRKQKAQVGPPAVSSKVPEPPTPASTPQRSPAADPQAATTEAVEPEQAAGAMLVESETKEKPAGSHSQGPSALEMEPAPLEESSAETEKHPEVKPCSQSVPEAGTGGGSHPSDPTDPLEPVPKDSTAASSVGEVGAELHPRSQGRQHLQSRAGETEAHAAGDGHLGGVQPSENSQVPTGAAAEPDAQPSQASLDTCTTPETSTPSLHPPGSSAMEPDAGDQQKLCSTLPTPSPASMDLRSAAILARKEEIELSYQQFSLTIAVVATMLLHKEPSMEAALGLALRANLRQGRIHHLQELEDFINNYDSSTLSH from the exons ATGTTCTCACTGGTGGGCAGGCAGACGAACTTCAGCGGGAAG TCCGGCCCCAGGGACCCCAGACAATTCCATGGCCCTTGGGACGAGAACAGGAGACAGGAACCCTCAGACTGTCCCCCGCCATCCCCTTGGGATGACAGAGAAGGCAACCGAGGACCTGAGGGCTGCTTCGGAGAGGTGAGGCAGGTG TGCGGCCCCCAGGCCCCCAGACCCTTCCATGGCCCTGCCAATGTTCCTTGGGACAAGGAGGACAGGAGACGGGGACCCCATGactgtcccccagcacccccttgGGATGACAGAGAAGGCAACCGAGGACCTGAGGGCTGCTTCGGAGAGGTGAGGCAGGCG TGCGGCCCCCGGGCCCCCAGACCCTTCCATGGCCCTGCCAATGTTCCGTGGGACAAGGAGGACAGGAGACGGGGACCCCATGactgtcccccagcacccccttgGGATGACAGAGAAGGCAACCGAGGACCTGAGGGCTGCTTCGGAGAG GAGCCACAGATGCCTGACCCCAACTGCATTGCCTGGCCTGAATTCCCGGACAAGATGCAGCACCCACCCAGGCACCCCGCCAGCCTGCCATG GAGGCGAGGCGGCTTCAGGGGTGGCTGGCTGCTCAGGGGCTCTCGTGGCCGTGCTAAGGCATGCAGCCAACTCCTTCACCTTCAGCACCAAAAGCGCAGCAATTTCCAGCACCTGCAGTGTACCTGGCCCTCCAGAG ggAATAAACCATCCCCAAGGTCCTTCTCTGGGATGAGCAATTGGAGGGTCAGTAACCCACAGCACCGTGGTCCTCCTAAGTCATGTAACAGCAGGAAACAGAAGGCTCAAGTT GGCCCGCCAGCAGTGAGCAGCAAGGTCCCTGAGCCCCCCACACCGGCCAGCACCCCTCAGAGGAGCCCAGCTGCTGATCCTCAGGCTGCGACGACAGAGGCTGTGGAGccggagcaggcagcaggagcgATGCTG GTTGAGTCGGAAACCAAGGAGAAACCTGCgggcagccacagccagggccCCTCTGCTTTGGAAATGGAGCCAGCCCCCCTGGAGGAGAGCTCTGCTGAGACAGAGAAGCACCCTGAG GTAAAGCCGTGCAGCCAAAGTGTCCCTGAGGCTGGCACCGGTGGCGGGTCACATCCCTCGGATCCCACAGACCCTCTGGAGCCTGTCCCCAAggacagcacagcagccagctccGTGGGAGAGGTCGGTGCTGAGCTGCATCCGCGTTCCCAGGGACGGCAgcatctgcagagcagagctggggaaaccGAGGCACACGCTGCCGGCGATGGG CATCTTggaggtgttcagccatccgAAAACTCGCAGGTCCCGACAGGAGCTGCCGCAGAGCCCGAtgcacagcccagccaggcttCCTTGGACACCTGCACCACACCAGAGACCTCAACGCCGAGCTTGCACCCTCCTGGGTCCAGTGCGATGGAGCCA GATGCAGGTGACCAGCAGAAGCTCTGCTCCACGCTCCCAAcaccctccccagccagcatggACCTCCGCTCCGCCGCCATCCTCGCCAGGAAGGAGGAGATCGAGCTG TCCTACCAGCAGTTTAGCCTGACCATCGCGGTGGTGGCCACAATGTTGCTGCACAAAGAGCCCTCCATGGAGGCGGCGCTGGGGCTGGCACTGAGGGCCAACCTCCGCCAGGGCCGGATCCATCACCTCCAGGAGCTGGAGGACTTCATCAACAACTACGACTCATCCACCCTCAGCCACTGA
- the LOC106112311 gene encoding collagen alpha-1(V) chain-like isoform X1, with the protein MFSLVGRQTNFSGKSGPRDPRQFHGPWDENRRQEPSDCPPPSPWDDREGNRGPEGCFGEVRQVCGPQAPRPFHGPANVPWDKEDRRRGPHDCPPAPPWDDREGNRGPEGCFGEVRQACGPRAPRPFHGPANVPWDKEDRRRGPHDCPPAPPWDDREGNRGPEGCFGEVRQVCGPQAPRPFHGPANVPWDKEDRRRGPHDCPPAPPWDDREGNRGPEGCFGEEPQMPDPNCIAWPEFPDKMQHPPRHPASLPWRRGGFRGGWLLRGSRGRAKACSQLLHLQHQKRSNFQHLQCTWPSRGNKPSPRSFSGMSNWRVSNPQHRGPPKSCNSRKQKAQVGPPAVSSKVPEPPTPASTPQRSPAADPQAATTEAVEPEQAAGAMLVESETKEKPAGSHSQGPSALEMEPAPLEESSAETEKHPEVKPCSQSVPEAGTGGGSHPSDPTDPLEPVPKDSTAASSVGEVGAELHPRSQGRQHLQSRAGETEAHAAGDGHLGGVQPSENSQVPTGAAAEPDAQPSQASLDTCTTPETSTPSLHPPGSSAMEPDAGDQQKLCSTLPTPSPASMDLRSAAILARKEEIELSYQQFSLTIAVVATMLLHKEPSMEAALGLALRANLRQGRIHHLQELEDFINNYDSSTLSH; encoded by the exons ATGTTCTCACTGGTGGGCAGGCAGACGAACTTCAGCGGGAAG TCCGGCCCCAGGGACCCCAGACAATTCCATGGCCCTTGGGACGAGAACAGGAGACAGGAACCCTCAGACTGTCCCCCGCCATCCCCTTGGGATGACAGAGAAGGCAACCGAGGACCTGAGGGCTGCTTCGGAGAGGTGAGGCAGGTG TGCGGCCCCCAGGCCCCCAGACCCTTCCATGGCCCTGCCAATGTTCCTTGGGACAAGGAGGACAGGAGACGGGGACCCCATGactgtcccccagcacccccttgGGATGACAGAGAAGGCAACCGAGGACCTGAGGGCTGCTTCGGAGAGGTGAGGCAGGCG TGCGGCCCCCGGGCCCCCAGACCCTTCCATGGCCCTGCCAATGTTCCGTGGGACAAGGAGGACAGGAGACGGGGACCCCATGactgtcccccagcacccccttgGGATGACAGAGAAGGCAACCGAGGACCTGAGGGCTGCTTCGGAGAGGTGAGGCAGGTG TGCGGCCCCCAGGCCCCCAGACCCTTCCATGGCCCTGCCAATGTTCCTTGGGACAAGGAGGACAGGAGACGGGGACCCCATGactgtcccccagcacccccttgGGATGACAGAGAAGGCAACCGAGGACCTGAGGGCTGCTTCGGAGAG GAGCCACAGATGCCTGACCCCAACTGCATTGCCTGGCCTGAATTCCCGGACAAGATGCAGCACCCACCCAGGCACCCCGCCAGCCTGCCATG GAGGCGAGGCGGCTTCAGGGGTGGCTGGCTGCTCAGGGGCTCTCGTGGCCGTGCTAAGGCATGCAGCCAACTCCTTCACCTTCAGCACCAAAAGCGCAGCAATTTCCAGCACCTGCAGTGTACCTGGCCCTCCAGAG ggAATAAACCATCCCCAAGGTCCTTCTCTGGGATGAGCAATTGGAGGGTCAGTAACCCACAGCACCGTGGTCCTCCTAAGTCATGTAACAGCAGGAAACAGAAGGCTCAAGTT GGCCCGCCAGCAGTGAGCAGCAAGGTCCCTGAGCCCCCCACACCGGCCAGCACCCCTCAGAGGAGCCCAGCTGCTGATCCTCAGGCTGCGACGACAGAGGCTGTGGAGccggagcaggcagcaggagcgATGCTG GTTGAGTCGGAAACCAAGGAGAAACCTGCgggcagccacagccagggccCCTCTGCTTTGGAAATGGAGCCAGCCCCCCTGGAGGAGAGCTCTGCTGAGACAGAGAAGCACCCTGAG GTAAAGCCGTGCAGCCAAAGTGTCCCTGAGGCTGGCACCGGTGGCGGGTCACATCCCTCGGATCCCACAGACCCTCTGGAGCCTGTCCCCAAggacagcacagcagccagctccGTGGGAGAGGTCGGTGCTGAGCTGCATCCGCGTTCCCAGGGACGGCAgcatctgcagagcagagctggggaaaccGAGGCACACGCTGCCGGCGATGGG CATCTTggaggtgttcagccatccgAAAACTCGCAGGTCCCGACAGGAGCTGCCGCAGAGCCCGAtgcacagcccagccaggcttCCTTGGACACCTGCACCACACCAGAGACCTCAACGCCGAGCTTGCACCCTCCTGGGTCCAGTGCGATGGAGCCA GATGCAGGTGACCAGCAGAAGCTCTGCTCCACGCTCCCAAcaccctccccagccagcatggACCTCCGCTCCGCCGCCATCCTCGCCAGGAAGGAGGAGATCGAGCTG TCCTACCAGCAGTTTAGCCTGACCATCGCGGTGGTGGCCACAATGTTGCTGCACAAAGAGCCCTCCATGGAGGCGGCGCTGGGGCTGGCACTGAGGGCCAACCTCCGCCAGGGCCGGATCCATCACCTCCAGGAGCTGGAGGACTTCATCAACAACTACGACTCATCCACCCTCAGCCACTGA
- the LOC106112311 gene encoding collagen alpha-1(V) chain-like isoform X3, with translation MFSLVGRQTNFSGKSGPRDPRQFHGPWDENRRQEPSDCPPPSPWDDREGNRGPEGCFGECGPQAPRPFHGPANVPWDKEDRRRGPHDCPPAPPWDDREGNRGPEGCFGEVRQACGPRAPRPFHGPANVPWDKEDRRRGPHDCPPAPPWDDREGNRGPEGCFGEVRQVCGPQAPRPFHGPANVPWDKEDRRRGPHDCPPAPPWDDREGNRGPEGCFGEEPQMPDPNCIAWPEFPDKMQHPPRHPASLPWRRGGFRGGWLLRGSRGRAKACSQLLHLQHQKRSNFQHLQCTWPSRGNKPSPRSFSGMSNWRVSNPQHRGPPKSCNSRKQKAQVGPPAVSSKVPEPPTPASTPQRSPAADPQAATTEAVEPEQAAGAMLVESETKEKPAGSHSQGPSALEMEPAPLEESSAETEKHPEVKPCSQSVPEAGTGGGSHPSDPTDPLEPVPKDSTAASSVGEVGAELHPRSQGRQHLQSRAGETEAHAAGDGHLGGVQPSENSQVPTGAAAEPDAQPSQASLDTCTTPETSTPSLHPPGSSAMEPDAGDQQKLCSTLPTPSPASMDLRSAAILARKEEIELSYQQFSLTIAVVATMLLHKEPSMEAALGLALRANLRQGRIHHLQELEDFINNYDSSTLSH, from the exons ATGTTCTCACTGGTGGGCAGGCAGACGAACTTCAGCGGGAAG TCCGGCCCCAGGGACCCCAGACAATTCCATGGCCCTTGGGACGAGAACAGGAGACAGGAACCCTCAGACTGTCCCCCGCCATCCCCTTGGGATGACAGAGAAGGCAACCGAGGACCTGAGGGCTGCTTCGGAGAG TGCGGCCCCCAGGCCCCCAGACCCTTCCATGGCCCTGCCAATGTTCCTTGGGACAAGGAGGACAGGAGACGGGGACCCCATGactgtcccccagcacccccttgGGATGACAGAGAAGGCAACCGAGGACCTGAGGGCTGCTTCGGAGAGGTGAGGCAGGCG TGCGGCCCCCGGGCCCCCAGACCCTTCCATGGCCCTGCCAATGTTCCGTGGGACAAGGAGGACAGGAGACGGGGACCCCATGactgtcccccagcacccccttgGGATGACAGAGAAGGCAACCGAGGACCTGAGGGCTGCTTCGGAGAGGTGAGGCAGGTG TGCGGCCCCCAGGCCCCCAGACCCTTCCATGGCCCTGCCAATGTTCCTTGGGACAAGGAGGACAGGAGACGGGGACCCCATGactgtcccccagcacccccttgGGATGACAGAGAAGGCAACCGAGGACCTGAGGGCTGCTTCGGAGAG GAGCCACAGATGCCTGACCCCAACTGCATTGCCTGGCCTGAATTCCCGGACAAGATGCAGCACCCACCCAGGCACCCCGCCAGCCTGCCATG GAGGCGAGGCGGCTTCAGGGGTGGCTGGCTGCTCAGGGGCTCTCGTGGCCGTGCTAAGGCATGCAGCCAACTCCTTCACCTTCAGCACCAAAAGCGCAGCAATTTCCAGCACCTGCAGTGTACCTGGCCCTCCAGAG ggAATAAACCATCCCCAAGGTCCTTCTCTGGGATGAGCAATTGGAGGGTCAGTAACCCACAGCACCGTGGTCCTCCTAAGTCATGTAACAGCAGGAAACAGAAGGCTCAAGTT GGCCCGCCAGCAGTGAGCAGCAAGGTCCCTGAGCCCCCCACACCGGCCAGCACCCCTCAGAGGAGCCCAGCTGCTGATCCTCAGGCTGCGACGACAGAGGCTGTGGAGccggagcaggcagcaggagcgATGCTG GTTGAGTCGGAAACCAAGGAGAAACCTGCgggcagccacagccagggccCCTCTGCTTTGGAAATGGAGCCAGCCCCCCTGGAGGAGAGCTCTGCTGAGACAGAGAAGCACCCTGAG GTAAAGCCGTGCAGCCAAAGTGTCCCTGAGGCTGGCACCGGTGGCGGGTCACATCCCTCGGATCCCACAGACCCTCTGGAGCCTGTCCCCAAggacagcacagcagccagctccGTGGGAGAGGTCGGTGCTGAGCTGCATCCGCGTTCCCAGGGACGGCAgcatctgcagagcagagctggggaaaccGAGGCACACGCTGCCGGCGATGGG CATCTTggaggtgttcagccatccgAAAACTCGCAGGTCCCGACAGGAGCTGCCGCAGAGCCCGAtgcacagcccagccaggcttCCTTGGACACCTGCACCACACCAGAGACCTCAACGCCGAGCTTGCACCCTCCTGGGTCCAGTGCGATGGAGCCA GATGCAGGTGACCAGCAGAAGCTCTGCTCCACGCTCCCAAcaccctccccagccagcatggACCTCCGCTCCGCCGCCATCCTCGCCAGGAAGGAGGAGATCGAGCTG TCCTACCAGCAGTTTAGCCTGACCATCGCGGTGGTGGCCACAATGTTGCTGCACAAAGAGCCCTCCATGGAGGCGGCGCTGGGGCTGGCACTGAGGGCCAACCTCCGCCAGGGCCGGATCCATCACCTCCAGGAGCTGGAGGACTTCATCAACAACTACGACTCATCCACCCTCAGCCACTGA
- the LOC106112311 gene encoding collagen alpha-1(V) chain-like isoform X4, with amino-acid sequence MFSLVGRQTNFSGKSGPRDPRQFHGPWDENRRQEPSDCPPPSPWDDREGNRGPEGCFGEVRQVCGPQAPRPFHGPANVPWDKEDRRRGPHDCPPAPPWDDREGNRGPEGCFGECGPRAPRPFHGPANVPWDKEDRRRGPHDCPPAPPWDDREGNRGPEGCFGEVRQVCGPQAPRPFHGPANVPWDKEDRRRGPHDCPPAPPWDDREGNRGPEGCFGEEPQMPDPNCIAWPEFPDKMQHPPRHPASLPWRRGGFRGGWLLRGSRGRAKACSQLLHLQHQKRSNFQHLQCTWPSRGNKPSPRSFSGMSNWRVSNPQHRGPPKSCNSRKQKAQVGPPAVSSKVPEPPTPASTPQRSPAADPQAATTEAVEPEQAAGAMLVESETKEKPAGSHSQGPSALEMEPAPLEESSAETEKHPEVKPCSQSVPEAGTGGGSHPSDPTDPLEPVPKDSTAASSVGEVGAELHPRSQGRQHLQSRAGETEAHAAGDGHLGGVQPSENSQVPTGAAAEPDAQPSQASLDTCTTPETSTPSLHPPGSSAMEPDAGDQQKLCSTLPTPSPASMDLRSAAILARKEEIELSYQQFSLTIAVVATMLLHKEPSMEAALGLALRANLRQGRIHHLQELEDFINNYDSSTLSH; translated from the exons ATGTTCTCACTGGTGGGCAGGCAGACGAACTTCAGCGGGAAG TCCGGCCCCAGGGACCCCAGACAATTCCATGGCCCTTGGGACGAGAACAGGAGACAGGAACCCTCAGACTGTCCCCCGCCATCCCCTTGGGATGACAGAGAAGGCAACCGAGGACCTGAGGGCTGCTTCGGAGAGGTGAGGCAGGTG TGCGGCCCCCAGGCCCCCAGACCCTTCCATGGCCCTGCCAATGTTCCTTGGGACAAGGAGGACAGGAGACGGGGACCCCATGactgtcccccagcacccccttgGGATGACAGAGAAGGCAACCGAGGACCTGAGGGCTGCTTCGGAGAG TGCGGCCCCCGGGCCCCCAGACCCTTCCATGGCCCTGCCAATGTTCCGTGGGACAAGGAGGACAGGAGACGGGGACCCCATGactgtcccccagcacccccttgGGATGACAGAGAAGGCAACCGAGGACCTGAGGGCTGCTTCGGAGAGGTGAGGCAGGTG TGCGGCCCCCAGGCCCCCAGACCCTTCCATGGCCCTGCCAATGTTCCTTGGGACAAGGAGGACAGGAGACGGGGACCCCATGactgtcccccagcacccccttgGGATGACAGAGAAGGCAACCGAGGACCTGAGGGCTGCTTCGGAGAG GAGCCACAGATGCCTGACCCCAACTGCATTGCCTGGCCTGAATTCCCGGACAAGATGCAGCACCCACCCAGGCACCCCGCCAGCCTGCCATG GAGGCGAGGCGGCTTCAGGGGTGGCTGGCTGCTCAGGGGCTCTCGTGGCCGTGCTAAGGCATGCAGCCAACTCCTTCACCTTCAGCACCAAAAGCGCAGCAATTTCCAGCACCTGCAGTGTACCTGGCCCTCCAGAG ggAATAAACCATCCCCAAGGTCCTTCTCTGGGATGAGCAATTGGAGGGTCAGTAACCCACAGCACCGTGGTCCTCCTAAGTCATGTAACAGCAGGAAACAGAAGGCTCAAGTT GGCCCGCCAGCAGTGAGCAGCAAGGTCCCTGAGCCCCCCACACCGGCCAGCACCCCTCAGAGGAGCCCAGCTGCTGATCCTCAGGCTGCGACGACAGAGGCTGTGGAGccggagcaggcagcaggagcgATGCTG GTTGAGTCGGAAACCAAGGAGAAACCTGCgggcagccacagccagggccCCTCTGCTTTGGAAATGGAGCCAGCCCCCCTGGAGGAGAGCTCTGCTGAGACAGAGAAGCACCCTGAG GTAAAGCCGTGCAGCCAAAGTGTCCCTGAGGCTGGCACCGGTGGCGGGTCACATCCCTCGGATCCCACAGACCCTCTGGAGCCTGTCCCCAAggacagcacagcagccagctccGTGGGAGAGGTCGGTGCTGAGCTGCATCCGCGTTCCCAGGGACGGCAgcatctgcagagcagagctggggaaaccGAGGCACACGCTGCCGGCGATGGG CATCTTggaggtgttcagccatccgAAAACTCGCAGGTCCCGACAGGAGCTGCCGCAGAGCCCGAtgcacagcccagccaggcttCCTTGGACACCTGCACCACACCAGAGACCTCAACGCCGAGCTTGCACCCTCCTGGGTCCAGTGCGATGGAGCCA GATGCAGGTGACCAGCAGAAGCTCTGCTCCACGCTCCCAAcaccctccccagccagcatggACCTCCGCTCCGCCGCCATCCTCGCCAGGAAGGAGGAGATCGAGCTG TCCTACCAGCAGTTTAGCCTGACCATCGCGGTGGTGGCCACAATGTTGCTGCACAAAGAGCCCTCCATGGAGGCGGCGCTGGGGCTGGCACTGAGGGCCAACCTCCGCCAGGGCCGGATCCATCACCTCCAGGAGCTGGAGGACTTCATCAACAACTACGACTCATCCACCCTCAGCCACTGA
- the LOC106112311 gene encoding collagen alpha-4(IV) chain-like isoform X5, whose product MFSLVGRQTNFSGKSGPRDPRQFHGPWDENRRQEPSDCPPPSPWDDREGNRGPEGCFGEVRQVCGPQAPRPFHGPANVPWDKEDRRRGPHDCPPAPPWDDREGNRGPEGCFGEVRQACGPRAPRPFHGPANVPWDKEDRRRGPHDCPPAPPWDDREGNRGPEGCFGEVRQVCGPQAPRPFHGPANVPWDKEDRRRGPHDCPPAPPWDDREGNRGPEGCFGEEPQMPDPNCIAWPEFPDKMQHPPRHPASLPWRRGGFRGGWLLRGSRGRAKACSQLLHLQHQKRSNFQHLQCTWPSRGNKPSPRSFSGMSNWRVSNPQHRGPPKSCNSRKQKAQVGPPAVSSKVPEPPTPASTPQRSPAADPQAATTEAVEPEQAAGAMLVESETKEKPAGSHSQGPSALEMEPAPLEESSAETEKHPEVKPCSQSVPEAGTGGGSHPSDPTDPLEPVPKDSTAASSVGEHLGGVQPSENSQVPTGAAAEPDAQPSQASLDTCTTPETSTPSLHPPGSSAMEPDAGDQQKLCSTLPTPSPASMDLRSAAILARKEEIELSYQQFSLTIAVVATMLLHKEPSMEAALGLALRANLRQGRIHHLQELEDFINNYDSSTLSH is encoded by the exons ATGTTCTCACTGGTGGGCAGGCAGACGAACTTCAGCGGGAAG TCCGGCCCCAGGGACCCCAGACAATTCCATGGCCCTTGGGACGAGAACAGGAGACAGGAACCCTCAGACTGTCCCCCGCCATCCCCTTGGGATGACAGAGAAGGCAACCGAGGACCTGAGGGCTGCTTCGGAGAGGTGAGGCAGGTG TGCGGCCCCCAGGCCCCCAGACCCTTCCATGGCCCTGCCAATGTTCCTTGGGACAAGGAGGACAGGAGACGGGGACCCCATGactgtcccccagcacccccttgGGATGACAGAGAAGGCAACCGAGGACCTGAGGGCTGCTTCGGAGAGGTGAGGCAGGCG TGCGGCCCCCGGGCCCCCAGACCCTTCCATGGCCCTGCCAATGTTCCGTGGGACAAGGAGGACAGGAGACGGGGACCCCATGactgtcccccagcacccccttgGGATGACAGAGAAGGCAACCGAGGACCTGAGGGCTGCTTCGGAGAGGTGAGGCAGGTG TGCGGCCCCCAGGCCCCCAGACCCTTCCATGGCCCTGCCAATGTTCCTTGGGACAAGGAGGACAGGAGACGGGGACCCCATGactgtcccccagcacccccttgGGATGACAGAGAAGGCAACCGAGGACCTGAGGGCTGCTTCGGAGAG GAGCCACAGATGCCTGACCCCAACTGCATTGCCTGGCCTGAATTCCCGGACAAGATGCAGCACCCACCCAGGCACCCCGCCAGCCTGCCATG GAGGCGAGGCGGCTTCAGGGGTGGCTGGCTGCTCAGGGGCTCTCGTGGCCGTGCTAAGGCATGCAGCCAACTCCTTCACCTTCAGCACCAAAAGCGCAGCAATTTCCAGCACCTGCAGTGTACCTGGCCCTCCAGAG ggAATAAACCATCCCCAAGGTCCTTCTCTGGGATGAGCAATTGGAGGGTCAGTAACCCACAGCACCGTGGTCCTCCTAAGTCATGTAACAGCAGGAAACAGAAGGCTCAAGTT GGCCCGCCAGCAGTGAGCAGCAAGGTCCCTGAGCCCCCCACACCGGCCAGCACCCCTCAGAGGAGCCCAGCTGCTGATCCTCAGGCTGCGACGACAGAGGCTGTGGAGccggagcaggcagcaggagcgATGCTG GTTGAGTCGGAAACCAAGGAGAAACCTGCgggcagccacagccagggccCCTCTGCTTTGGAAATGGAGCCAGCCCCCCTGGAGGAGAGCTCTGCTGAGACAGAGAAGCACCCTGAG GTAAAGCCGTGCAGCCAAAGTGTCCCTGAGGCTGGCACCGGTGGCGGGTCACATCCCTCGGATCCCACAGACCCTCTGGAGCCTGTCCCCAAggacagcacagcagccagctccGTGGGAGAG CATCTTggaggtgttcagccatccgAAAACTCGCAGGTCCCGACAGGAGCTGCCGCAGAGCCCGAtgcacagcccagccaggcttCCTTGGACACCTGCACCACACCAGAGACCTCAACGCCGAGCTTGCACCCTCCTGGGTCCAGTGCGATGGAGCCA GATGCAGGTGACCAGCAGAAGCTCTGCTCCACGCTCCCAAcaccctccccagccagcatggACCTCCGCTCCGCCGCCATCCTCGCCAGGAAGGAGGAGATCGAGCTG TCCTACCAGCAGTTTAGCCTGACCATCGCGGTGGTGGCCACAATGTTGCTGCACAAAGAGCCCTCCATGGAGGCGGCGCTGGGGCTGGCACTGAGGGCCAACCTCCGCCAGGGCCGGATCCATCACCTCCAGGAGCTGGAGGACTTCATCAACAACTACGACTCATCCACCCTCAGCCACTGA